In the Pelorhabdus rhamnosifermentans genome, GATTGCTGCGGATTTTTCGTTGTTGCGCAGTGGTTATGCTTGGTATCCAATTCCAGGTGATCAGCCATTATATCAGCGTAAATTCTATACTGCGCCTGGTAACGATCTCAAAAATAGTTTGTTTTATACTGCGCTTAGTAACGATTCGATCAAAAATACTTTATGGGCGAAAACGGCTAGACATGATGCAGTTCCATTTCAGCTGACTGTCGATATTGACACAGACAGTACAGTCGGGGCCAACTTGGAACAAGTTGGTCAGGAGTGGCTTAAGGGTTCTTATAAACAACGTTACTATTTCGAATCCCCCATGGGAAAAGATATATTTTTGTTTGCCGGTCCTTATCATTATGAAAAAAAAACAATTCCCGGACAACGTGACAGTGTAGCCGTGTACAATTATCCGAGGCATCAAGGCAACGTGGATCAAGTCTTGACTTCATTAGCTAAGCCCTATCAATTTGTTGAGAATCTGATACAGCCAGCAAGAAATTTAACTGATGACGATGCGGCTCCACTCTATACATTAGTAGAATTGCCGCCTTGCTTTTTTTGTACCGACGATGGGACGCCTGTTAAAAGCTTAACGCTCACGAATGCTATTGCGCTTAGTGAAAATTTATTTCGGAAAGATGTTTGGCATTTAGATTTTCTCGATGGCATTCGAACGAATAAATTGGCGATTGCCGTATTACAGCGGTGGTGGCAGGCGGATATTACCGGAATTGACGATAGTCGTCATGGCGATATTACGGAAAGCTTAATGCTCTATTTGTATGCTTTGTATGTTGATAAAAATCAGCAACCGGGTTTTTATGATCAAGTCAAACAAAATTTATTAACTGGCGAAAGAACGGGAAATGGTGAAGGTGATTTTATACGCCCCGACATGATCGGCGGCGACGTTGTCAGAGATGTTTTTTTGACACTCGATGATATTCGCAATACCCAGCAGGGCGAAAGTGAATTTCAGGCAATGATGCAGCGATTTTATGAACTAACGGCCAAAACGGGAACAGTGAACCCCGACGATTTTGCCCAGAGTGTCGAGGCAGTTCTTGTGAAGGGCAATGCATCAGCGGAACAAACGGCTAACATTCGTCAGCGGCTTGCGAGTATAACGCAGCAGGTGAATGAGGATGTCATGCGTCAATTAAATGCTGAACCTTCTTTAGCGCTGTTTGTTTTTAATTTAGAAGATTGGCTGCCGTAATGGCGGCCGCTTTTTTTGATTGAACTTTTTTTTAGTTCCTTCGTAGTTATTGTAGAAACAAAATTTGCTATTGAAATCCAGTCAATTACGAAGGAAAGAAGCGAGAATATGAAAAAATTTATGTTTACCCAAGTGGTTGGCTCAGTTGATTCAAGAAGCTTATCAAAAGGAGTGAACCTTTCTGTATTTGTTTTCGTAATAAAAATGTGCAAATAATCACAGGAAAAGTTGGGGCTAAATTCAAAGGGGTTTATTATGAAAAAATATCTGCAGTTTGGACGTAATTTGGTTTTTTTTATTCAACATCGAAGTGCTTGGGGTGGACAGGGCGGCCATGCATTCCATTTAAATTATTTTCGTAGATTGGTTTTTGTCATCCAATCGTTGGCTCATCCTAAACAAATGGCAGAAATATTAAATTTTTTTATGAAAAATTCACTAAGGCGGGATATGGAAAAGTAATGAATACTCAGTTAACAATTTCATTCAGCAGTGCTTAGCCATTATCGGCGGCACTGCTTGAATTGTTTTTAGTCGGCTGAATAACTGAATAATGATATCTCATGAAAAGAGTGTAAGGAATATGATGAAAATGATAGATTTACTTAAATTAGGAACACATCTTTACAATTGTAAAAGATGGATCAATTATCGCTGTGTGATGGTATTTATAATCAGATTGTTACTTCATCATAAAGAAGTACAGAATTTAAATAACTTTTTCCAACTCAATCCTCTGCGCTGCGAAATTATCACGATGCATCCCTTGTTTTTTGCCCAATTAACACGTCAATTTTTTTACAAAAGCTCCAGTACTTCAGAAAGATTGACCCTTATTACACAAAGTTTTTTAGTATTGGAGAACCAATTTACAGAACAGGCCTTACAGCAAATTTATCTTGGACCTGGACTTCAGCTTTGGCGCGAAAATTATAAAGAACAAATCCTTGCTATTGATTTAGCATTTCGTGTCGGTGAAATCAAAGAAGGCACAATGAGTCTAGGTCTAAAGCTTGATAATAAATATATCTATCATATAAATTTCTGGATTGTTTTTGACGAGAATAACACTTTTTCTCTATACATTGGCGCTTTACAAGGCTCACGGAGCGGTTTATCTATAAACAAAGAACTAACCAAACATTTTTTGGGTTGCCGTCCCAAAAATCTAATTGTGTATGCTCTGCGTATCCTAGCGCAAAATTTATTTGTAAGCGGGATATACGCCGTATCTAACTATGGCTTTTATGCCAACAATCATTTGCGCCGGGATCGAAAACTAAAAACATCCTTAGATACATTCTGGACAGAAATTGGAGGCAGCCTGTCTCAGGATCGGCGGTTCTTTATCCTTCCAGTAACAGAACACAGAAAAGATATCGAGAAAGTAGTATCCCACAAACGTAATCTCTATCGAAAACGATTTGCCCTCCTTGACAAGATTGCTGCTAATATTGCAACCGCATTAATTCCCTTCATGAGAACTTACCCCACTGCCCGGAGTTCATCTGGCATTGAGAAATGCTATAAATAAGATTGCGATCATTCTGCAAGGATTCTGGCGAGTCGTGAAGAACTAGTAATTCGATAGTTAAAGATCCTATATTTATACTTAGTCGTGAAACATGGGAGATAAGATGGACAAAAATGATGTGTTACAAGATTTTAAAAAAAATTATCAGCAATTAACGGAAAGCCAGAAAATGATCGGACAATATGTATTTGACCATTATCAGGAAATTGTTTTTTTATCTGCAAACGATTTAGGCGAACGAGTTGGAGTGAGTGATGCTACCATTATTCGATTTGCACGGTCCATTGGTTTTGAGGGCTTTGCAGAATTGAAGAAACATATTCGAAAGGGTTTAAAAAATTTTTCTTCTCCTGACAAACGACTTTCTGAAAATTTCGAAGCATTAGATGAAGATGTCAGCTGGAAAGTGGGAAGAAAAGATTTTGAAAATCTGGAATATTTTTTAGCGCATCTTGAAATGGAGAAAATACATCAAGCTACGGCTATGATGGAGCAGGCAGAAACCATTTATATAATGGGAATGGGATCTTCGGGGATTTTAGTAGATCTTTTAACATTACATCTGCGCAGAATGGGTTTCAGAGTAACTGCTATTAGCGAAGGTGGAGTCGTGAATGTTGAAAAGATCCTGCCCATGACGAACGAGGATTTACTTATTACCTGCAGCTTTCCAAGGTATTCCAAACCTACTTATCACACCCTACTTTTTGCTAATCAAAAAAGGACTAAGACAATTACCATTACAGATAGCCATTTTTCATCGATGAGTATTCAGAGTGATATTGTATTTTCTCTGCAAATTGATAATTTCACTTTTTTTAATTCTTATGTTGTGCCGATGGAGTTATGTCATATTTTGATTATGGATTTATTAGAAAAAAATAAAATGGAAATTCATACAAAATTAAAAAACAATGTACAAAGCTTAGAAGTATTTGATACCAAGCTATGAGCAATAAAAACTCCTCTGGATAAGTGGGAGTTTTTATTTTTTTGATTATAGTAAAAGAAGGATTATTATTTCGTGTAGCGAAATA is a window encoding:
- a CDS encoding VirK/YbjX family protein, whose amino-acid sequence is MMKMIDLLKLGTHLYNCKRWINYRCVMVFIIRLLLHHKEVQNLNNFFQLNPLRCEIITMHPLFFAQLTRQFFYKSSSTSERLTLITQSFLVLENQFTEQALQQIYLGPGLQLWRENYKEQILAIDLAFRVGEIKEGTMSLGLKLDNKYIYHINFWIVFDENNTFSLYIGALQGSRSGLSINKELTKHFLGCRPKNLIVYALRILAQNLFVSGIYAVSNYGFYANNHLRRDRKLKTSLDTFWTEIGGSLSQDRRFFILPVTEHRKDIEKVVSHKRNLYRKRFALLDKIAANIATALIPFMRTYPTARSSSGIEKCYK
- a CDS encoding MurR/RpiR family transcriptional regulator, with amino-acid sequence MDKNDVLQDFKKNYQQLTESQKMIGQYVFDHYQEIVFLSANDLGERVGVSDATIIRFARSIGFEGFAELKKHIRKGLKNFSSPDKRLSENFEALDEDVSWKVGRKDFENLEYFLAHLEMEKIHQATAMMEQAETIYIMGMGSSGILVDLLTLHLRRMGFRVTAISEGGVVNVEKILPMTNEDLLITCSFPRYSKPTYHTLLFANQKRTKTITITDSHFSSMSIQSDIVFSLQIDNFTFFNSYVVPMELCHILIMDLLEKNKMEIHTKLKNNVQSLEVFDTKL